The proteins below come from a single Methylobacterium sp. SyP6R genomic window:
- the betI gene encoding transcriptional regulator BetI: protein MTQPKPLQTSPLHASPMQTRPLQAFEAARRRHLVEATIETLAEVGFKAASLSEIARRANVSAGLFAHYFGDKDGLLEATLRFMAGRLAGATAGKLAASRTGRERLYAVCDAALADEEFDRRTSAVWLAFWGQMAHSRRYQRVQAIYQRRMITNLRHGLRGLVPDACVALHATMIAAMIDGLWLRSHVTNATPGEAGADGAAARAVVHAFIDGLLAGSGLPAAPDARDGMRPIRVAAPGAARGAVRHVSPVTGEEIARFLPAGEAEIRLAVHEARTGLAAWRETGGPGRARILARCADLLRAEGPDLARLETRETGRPVRQTAGLDLPRAIRLLDHAACLADGAGATLVELGRDRLGRRVREPLGLVAAAGHWSNALLGLCEQAPALAHGNALVYLADPGATRTSAALASLFGRAGLPDGALTMLCGDRESARLLRGEPDLIIERCAVTDDLDLGAGLGDAKTATIVLPGADLHRAAAAILHGTGSWLRSTFAGQTRVHVHADARDALREALAAVAAAMRVGDPLDPATQVGPAHSPAHAAGLDEARRDALSAGAELVFGGEGPLVLDHCRDAMALVRGHSFAPVVTLEPFDDEAALVPALGSPTLRAGIFAGDPERGWRMARALGAAFCAINADDDPRDGAAPGGASSTFADWTGGADRSLSRIARIVGPGRPPGT, encoded by the coding sequence ACTTCGGCGACAAGGACGGGCTGCTCGAGGCGACTTTGCGCTTCATGGCGGGGCGCCTCGCCGGGGCGACCGCGGGCAAGCTCGCGGCGTCCCGGACCGGGCGCGAGCGGCTCTACGCCGTCTGCGACGCCGCCCTGGCCGACGAGGAGTTCGATCGGCGCACCAGCGCCGTGTGGCTCGCCTTCTGGGGCCAGATGGCCCATTCGCGGCGCTACCAGCGCGTACAGGCGATCTACCAGCGGCGGATGATCACCAACCTGCGCCACGGCCTGCGCGGCCTGGTGCCCGATGCGTGCGTCGCGCTCCATGCCACGATGATCGCCGCGATGATCGACGGCCTCTGGCTGCGCTCCCATGTGACGAACGCGACGCCCGGCGAGGCCGGGGCGGACGGGGCGGCGGCCCGCGCGGTGGTGCACGCCTTCATCGACGGCCTGCTCGCCGGATCGGGTCTTCCGGCCGCCCCGGATGCGAGGGACGGGATGCGGCCGATCCGCGTCGCGGCGCCCGGCGCGGCGCGGGGGGCTGTCCGGCATGTCAGCCCGGTCACCGGGGAGGAGATCGCCCGGTTCCTGCCGGCCGGCGAGGCGGAGATCCGCCTGGCCGTCCACGAGGCCCGGACCGGCCTCGCCGCCTGGCGCGAGACCGGCGGCCCGGGCCGGGCCCGGATCCTGGCCCGCTGCGCCGACCTCCTGCGGGCCGAGGGGCCGGACCTCGCGCGCCTGGAGACCCGCGAGACGGGGCGCCCGGTCCGGCAGACCGCCGGCCTCGACCTTCCGCGGGCGATCCGCCTGCTCGACCACGCCGCCTGTCTCGCCGATGGGGCGGGGGCCACGCTGGTGGAACTCGGTCGGGATCGGCTCGGCCGCCGGGTCCGGGAGCCGCTGGGTCTCGTCGCCGCCGCGGGACATTGGAGCAACGCGCTTCTCGGCCTGTGCGAGCAGGCTCCCGCCCTGGCCCACGGCAACGCGCTGGTCTACCTCGCCGATCCGGGCGCGACCCGGACGAGCGCGGCGCTGGCCTCGCTCTTTGGCAGGGCGGGCCTCCCGGACGGGGCGCTGACGATGCTGTGCGGCGACCGCGAGAGCGCGCGCCTCCTGCGGGGGGAGCCCGATCTGATCATCGAGCGGTGCGCCGTGACGGACGATCTCGACCTCGGCGCAGGTCTCGGGGACGCCAAGACCGCGACCATCGTGCTGCCGGGGGCCGATCTCCACCGGGCCGCCGCGGCCATCCTGCACGGCACCGGCTCCTGGCTGCGATCGACCTTCGCGGGCCAGACCCGCGTGCATGTCCATGCCGATGCGCGGGACGCCCTGCGCGAAGCGCTCGCCGCCGTCGCCGCCGCGATGCGCGTCGGCGATCCCCTCGATCCCGCGACCCAGGTCGGCCCGGCGCATTCCCCGGCCCACGCGGCCGGGCTGGACGAGGCCCGGCGGGACGCCCTTTCGGCGGGCGCGGAACTGGTCTTCGGGGGAGAGGGACCGCTCGTCCTCGATCATTGCCGGGACGCCATGGCCCTCGTGCGCGGGCACAGCTTCGCGCCGGTCGTGACCCTGGAGCCGTTCGACGATGAGGCCGCCCTCGTCCCGGCGCTCGGGAGCCCCACGCTCCGCGCCGGGATCTTCGCCGGAGATCCCGAGCGGGGCTGGCGGATGGCGCGGGCCCTCGGGGCCGCCTTCTGCGCCATCAACGCCGACGACGACCCGCGCGACGGGGCGGCGCCCGGGGGGGCATCCTCCACCTTCGCCGACTGGACGGGCGGAGCGGATCGCAGCCTGTCGCGAATCGCCCGGATCGTCGGCCCGGGGCGTCCGCCCGGCACGTGA